In the genome of Paracoccus tegillarcae, one region contains:
- the yiaK gene encoding 3-dehydro-L-gulonate 2-dehydrogenase: MARVDFETLAGCIEQAFLGAGLSPEKARLCARVHAESSRDGVPSHGLNRVSRFVEYLNTGWIDAEAEPALVRSVGPIEIWDGQRGPGVLNALSATDRAIEIAADQGCGIVALRNTTHWMRGGAYGWRAAEAGRALIAWTNTESVMPAWGGTDARVGNNPLVIAVPGAGGTPVVLDMAMSQYSYGKLEVTRQAGRQLPYPGGFDETGELTSDPAAIEATRRILPTGMWKGSGLAILLDVLAAILSEGLATDGIDKVGAGSCTGCSQIFIAFDPERLGSAAHLQEVIAGMSAHLASSTPAEAGRGVTYPGQNTMRTRGENLLDGVPVDDGVWAEVQALAGVKAQG; encoded by the coding sequence ATGGCACGAGTGGATTTCGAGACGCTGGCCGGCTGCATAGAGCAGGCCTTCCTTGGGGCGGGCCTGTCACCTGAAAAGGCGCGCCTCTGTGCCCGCGTGCACGCCGAATCAAGCCGCGATGGGGTGCCCTCGCATGGGCTGAACCGGGTTTCGCGCTTTGTCGAATATCTGAACACGGGCTGGATCGACGCAGAGGCCGAACCTGCGCTGGTCCGCAGTGTCGGGCCGATCGAGATCTGGGACGGGCAGCGGGGGCCGGGCGTTCTGAACGCGCTGTCCGCGACCGACCGCGCCATCGAAATCGCCGCCGATCAGGGTTGCGGCATCGTCGCCCTGCGCAACACGACGCATTGGATGCGCGGCGGCGCCTATGGCTGGCGCGCAGCCGAGGCCGGGCGGGCGCTGATCGCCTGGACCAACACGGAATCGGTCATGCCAGCCTGGGGCGGCACCGATGCGAGGGTGGGCAACAATCCTCTGGTCATCGCGGTGCCGGGCGCCGGCGGCACCCCGGTGGTGCTGGATATGGCGATGTCGCAATATTCCTATGGCAAGCTTGAGGTAACGCGGCAGGCGGGGCGGCAATTGCCCTATCCCGGCGGCTTTGACGAGACGGGCGAGTTGACCAGCGACCCCGCCGCCATCGAGGCGACCCGACGTATCCTGCCCACCGGTATGTGGAAGGGCTCGGGCCTGGCGATTCTGCTGGATGTGCTGGCGGCGATCCTGTCCGAAGGGCTGGCCACCGATGGCATCGACAAGGTGGGTGCAGGCAGCTGCACCGGCTGTTCGCAGATCTTCATCGCCTTCGATCCCGAGCGATTGGGCAGCGCCGCGCATCTGCAAGAGGTGATCGCCGGGATGAGCGCGCATCTGGCCAGTTCAACCCCGGCAGAGGCCGGGCGTGGCGTCACCTATCCGGGGCAGAATACGATGCGCACGCGCGGGGAGAACCTGCTGGACGGGGTGCCGGTGGATGACGGGGTCTGGGCCGAGGTTCAGGCGCTGGCGGGGGTCAAGGCACAGGGATGA
- the radC gene encoding RadC family protein — protein MDLTHAFAEAPLPLFALAPDDVGPVQGQEPDRAQAPNRDKSSPSCPADHRFRLRNRLLQCGAAAVSDDELLELILFRAMPRLDPQPLAQRLLDMFGDFNRVISASTARLGQVPGVGPAVITELKIVEASAQRLARARVLNRPVMSGWQALLDYCHTTMAHAETEQFHVLFLDRKNCLITDEKQAQGTVDHVPVYPREIMRRALELNASAIILVHNHPSGDPTPSEADIAMTHQIARAADSLSITLHDHIVIGKSCEISFRSEGLI, from the coding sequence ATGGACCTGACACACGCCTTTGCCGAAGCACCCTTGCCGCTTTTTGCGCTGGCGCCTGATGATGTCGGGCCGGTTCAGGGCCAGGAACCTGATCGGGCGCAAGCACCGAACCGCGACAAATCGTCGCCCTCTTGCCCGGCTGATCATCGTTTCCGCCTGCGAAATCGCCTTTTGCAATGTGGTGCTGCGGCAGTATCGGATGACGAACTTCTGGAACTGATCCTGTTTCGCGCCATGCCCCGTCTGGACCCGCAACCGCTGGCGCAGCGGTTGCTGGACATGTTTGGGGATTTCAACCGCGTCATCTCGGCCTCTACCGCGCGGTTGGGGCAGGTTCCGGGCGTTGGTCCGGCCGTGATCACCGAATTGAAGATTGTCGAGGCATCGGCGCAGCGGCTGGCGCGCGCACGCGTTCTGAACCGCCCGGTTATGTCGGGATGGCAGGCGCTTTTGGATTATTGCCACACCACCATGGCCCATGCCGAGACGGAACAGTTCCACGTGCTGTTCCTTGACCGCAAAAACTGCCTGATCACCGATGAAAAGCAGGCGCAGGGCACGGTCGATCATGTGCCGGTCTATCCCCGCGAGATCATGCGCCGGGCGTTGGAACTGAACGCCTCGGCCATCATCCTTGTGCACAATCACCCCTCGGGCGATCCGACCCCGTCCGAGGCAGACATTGCGATGACCCACCAGATCGCGCGCGCCGCCGACAGCCTGTCGATCACGCTGCACGATCACATCGTCATCGGCAAATCATGTGAAATCAGCTTTCGCAGCGAAGGCCTGATCTGA